One Oryza glaberrima chromosome 10, OglaRS2, whole genome shotgun sequence DNA segment encodes these proteins:
- the LOC127785796 gene encoding pentatricopeptide repeat-containing protein At3g24000, mitochondrial-like: protein MGWGERLRPAASPASGRSHGCGSRTLVTSRTWTRCGSNVVVDSALVDMYLKCSSPEDARWMFAAVAARNITMWTTVLSGHSQHGRVAEALALFDQMMRVDRLRPNDVTFLTFEGLANLSNDGALVMQTGAGGRYSLLVHHSVEELRVFGLTDDMIEDQKFASTPSSSILLNRWR, encoded by the exons ATGGGCTGGGGCGAGCGTTTGAGGCCCGCCGCATCGCCGGCGTCCGGGAGGAGCCACGGCTGCGGGAGCAGGACTTTGGTAACTTCCAGGACGTGGACAAGATGCGGCAGCAACGTCGTCGTCGACAGTGCGCTCGTCGACATGTACCTCAAATGCAGCAGCCCCGAGGACGCGCGCTGGATGTTCGCGGCGGTGGCTGCGCGGAACATCACCATGTGGACCACCGTCCTGTCTGGGCACAGCCAACACGGGCGCGTCGCGGAGGCGCTGGCGCTATTCGACCAGATGATGCGGGTGGACAGGCTCCGGCCGAACGACGTCACGTTCCTCACC TTCGAGGGCCTCGCCAACCTCAGCAATGATGGCGCGCTGGTGATGCagaccggcgccggcgggaggtaCAGCCTACTGGTGCACCACTCGGTGGAGGAGCTGAGGGTGTTCGGCCTCACCGACGACATGATCGAGGACCAGAAGTTCGCCTCGACCCCGTCCTCCTCCATCCTGCTCAATCGCTGGAGatga
- the LOC127786198 gene encoding uncharacterized protein LOC127786198 encodes MSPVSPPLPRCSSLLMGMGGSGMGSSLEDVPLCRCWCDPRRPRTNGIDGDRFVQHRLLVSTIVPGLVVALARQGGNQMQTVNLAKLPPAGRGQHAVVCPAGLDHLLTASIVTARKRDAPSLVTAVAMLLVPGRTPNPWSSLSEAGFVSHHHRRSFSIACS; translated from the exons ATGTCCCCagtgtcgccgccgctgccaaggTGCTCGTCCTTGCTGATGGGGATGGGTGGATCTGGAATGGGTTCATCGTTGGAAGACGTCCCACTGTGCCGGTGCTGGTGTGATCCAAGGAGACCACGGACGAACGGCATTGATGGCGACAGGTTTGTTCAGCATCGCCTTCTCGTCTCAACCATCGTCCCCGGATTGGTGGTAGCGCTCGCGAGGCAAGGAGGAAACCAGATGCAAACTGTAAATCTG GCGAAGCTTCCTCCTGCCGGTCGTGGGCAACACGCCGTCGTCTGCCCGGCCGGCCTCGACCACCTCCTAACGGCCTCGATTGTGACCGCACGCAAGAGGGATGCCCCCAGCTTAGTTACCGCTGTCGCCATGCTGCTGGTGCCGGGCCGGACTCCGAATCCGTGGTCTTCGTTGTCGGAGGCAGGCTTTGTCAGTCACCACCATCGGCGGAGCTTCTCCATCGCGTGTAGTTGA